One genomic segment of Coffea arabica cultivar ET-39 chromosome 6e, Coffea Arabica ET-39 HiFi, whole genome shotgun sequence includes these proteins:
- the LOC113695395 gene encoding uncharacterized protein, whose product MHKTSRSFLFLLLVLFLLHSLSKIQGLPQQNSISPIDLSALQQIENSLTDVPSSRAPPSARFFTSWDFSSHDPCSTFAGITCSSPFLNPRRVTSLILGTGLSGSLGLAGSLSPSISNLTELNQLVLNPGIVTGPIPAQLGSLRNLRVISLTNNRLTGSIPLSIYALPNLHTLDLSNNQLWGSIPPGISHLDQLKVLVLASNRLSGEIPNELPTQLLHLDLKNNFFSGTLPARMPLSIRYLSASGNSMWGPLNRLESLSELVYLDISMNRFSGTIPPSLFRSSLSSMLLQRNNLSGGVPQQKNTTTPLSSSSSSSSSLKLDFYGEGSIVDLSHNMLTGELPAGAFSGVETLFLNNNRFTGKVPKEYVESLYSGGTKTLYLQHNYLTDFPIISDLKLPDSVSVCLSYNCMVPPVGLTACPASAGEQLSRPAYQCSKFNNGGSTG is encoded by the coding sequence atgcacaaaacgAGTCGCTCTTTCTTGTttctactgcttgttctctTCCTCCTCCATAGCCTATCTAAAATCCAGGGACTGCCCCAGCAGAATAGCATCAGTCCCATCGATCTATCCGCACTGCAGCAAATCGAGAACAGCCTAACCGACGTTCCCTCCTCCCGAGCTCCTCCGTCGGCAAGATTCTTCACCAGCTGGGACTTTTCCTCTCACGATCCTTGCTCGACCTTCGCCGGCATCACCTGCTCATCACCATTCTTGAATCCCAGACGGGTGACTTCACTCATTCTCGGCACCGGCCTATCGGGTTCCCTCGGACTCGCCGGCTCCCTTTCTCCGTCCATTTCCAATCTCACCGAGCTCAACCAGCTAGTCCTGAACCCCGGCATTGTCACCGGTCCAATACCAGCCCAGCTCGGAAGCCTCAGAAACCTCAGAGTCATCTCCCTCACTAACAATCGCTTAACGGGCTCTATACCACTCTCCATTTATGCCTTACCCAATCTACACACTCTTGATCTCAGCAACAACCAGCTCTGGGGATCAATCCCGCCGGGCATATCCCATTTGGATCAGCTCAAAGTTTTGGTCCTCGCCTCCAACAGGCTCTCCGGCGAGATCCCAAATGAACTACCGACACAATTGCTCCATCTGGACttgaaaaataatttcttctcCGGGACTTTGCCCGCTAGAATGCCGTTGTCCATCCGTTACCTGTCGGCATCTGGGAATAGCATGTGGGGCCCACTCAACAGGCTAGAATCACTCTCAGAGTTAGTGTACCTCGACATAAGCATGAACCGGTTCAGTGGGACCATCCCTCCCTCACTCTTTCGCTCCTCCCTCTCATCAATGCTCCTCCAACGGAACAATTTGTCAGGTGGGGTCCCACAACAGAAAAATACTACCACCCCATTATCATCgtcatcttcatcatcttcttcgTTAAAGCTGGATTTTTATGGGGAGGGGTCCATTGTGGATCTCAGTCACAACATGCTCACGGGTGAACTTCCGGCAGGGGCTTTTTCAGGGGTGGAGACTCTATTCCTGAATAACAATAGATTCACCGGAAAAGTCCCCAAAGAGTACGTGGAAAGCCTGTATAGTGGTGGTACCAAAACGCTTTATTTGCAGCATAATTACTTGACAGACTTTCCCATCATATCGGACTTGAAATTGCCGGATTCAGTCTCCGTGTGCTTGTCCTATAATTGCATGGTACCACCCGTGGGGCTGACGGCGTGCCCGGCTAGTGCTGGTGAGCAGCTTTCAAGGCCTGCTTATCAATGCTCCAAGTTCAACAATGGTGGCTCCACGGGATAG